A single Methanocorpusculum vombati DNA region contains:
- a CDS encoding DUF7123 family protein has protein sequence MTEPKTIRERYNDTQSRILGYLKAGVAKGSRFFKAKYIAKDLGLSSKEVGTNLAILSEICDELDIQRWSYSNSTTWMVTSKTIA, from the coding sequence ATGACCGAACCTAAAACAATTCGTGAAAGATATAACGACACCCAGTCTCGGATCCTTGGGTATCTGAAGGCAGGAGTGGCAAAAGGAAGCCGTTTCTTCAAGGCAAAGTATATTGCCAAAGATCTTGGACTTTCTTCTAAAGAGGTTGGAACAAACCTTGCCATCCTTTCCGAGATCTGTGATGAACTGGACATCCAGCGCTGGAGTTACTCCAACAGTACGACCTGGATGGTAACGAGCAAAACAATAGCTTAA
- a CDS encoding DUF7123 family protein, with the protein MVSDMELQVQVPQYNSTQQRILNYLKAGVASGTRFFKAKYIAKELGISSRAVGTNLALLAEKCMEFEIVQWGYSTSTTWMVKLRSLVSS; encoded by the coding sequence ATGGTAAGTGACATGGAGCTTCAGGTTCAGGTCCCGCAGTACAACTCCACCCAGCAGCGGATTCTCAACTATCTTAAGGCAGGCGTTGCCTCCGGTACCCGCTTTTTCAAGGCAAAATATATTGCAAAAGAACTGGGTATCTCTTCCCGGGCCGTTGGAACAAATCTTGCTCTCCTTGCGGAAAAATGTATGGAGTTTGAGATTGTCCAGTGGGGCTATTCCACCAGTACTACCTGGATGGTCAAGCTGAGGTCTCTGGTCAGCAGCTGA
- a CDS encoding replication factor C large subunit: MDWAERYRPEHLADILGNNAAVRQMTDWARNWTPDSRPLLITGKPGIGKTSAALALARDMNWEVLELNASDARTKTVIERVAGNSATTTSLFGAERKLIIIDEADNLEGNADRGGARAIAEILKGARQPVILIANDAYGVSDSIRKLCDPVPFRAITAATLEKRMREICAKEEISCGSDALTAIAESSAGDMRSAVNMLFASATGKTAIAADDINTSQKDERASIFDLVAGVYAGAPDAKIQKLSRECEEKPDTVMQWIEESAATVANPHQRRGAYAALSRGDIYLGRTMRRQYYTLWRYATSLMTSGVAKEFAGAGFRPRIMPPSRWRRMGTAKKQKTVRRTLAAKLGEGYSIPDAQIQKIYLDLLSRFAADAPLAFCERHDLDADQLTILLHDKTEAAAVFKEAQKIAKEKETKMKKVSAAKRAAARKAEEERAAELERFRRENPPVPLVPQPEPAAESGTETLASFEEEKKKAPTQATLDFF; this comes from the coding sequence ATGGACTGGGCAGAACGATACCGGCCCGAACATCTCGCAGACATCCTCGGCAACAACGCCGCGGTCAGACAGATGACGGACTGGGCACGGAACTGGACACCGGACTCGCGTCCCCTTCTCATCACCGGAAAACCGGGCATCGGCAAAACCTCGGCAGCCTTAGCCCTCGCCCGGGACATGAACTGGGAAGTCCTTGAACTCAACGCCTCGGACGCCCGCACCAAAACCGTCATCGAACGGGTAGCCGGAAACTCGGCGACCACCACTAGCCTCTTCGGTGCCGAACGCAAACTCATCATCATCGACGAAGCCGACAACCTCGAAGGCAACGCCGACCGCGGCGGAGCACGGGCCATTGCCGAGATACTCAAAGGGGCACGCCAGCCGGTCATCCTCATTGCAAACGACGCATACGGCGTATCCGACTCCATCCGCAAACTCTGTGACCCGGTCCCGTTCCGCGCCATCACCGCAGCAACGCTCGAAAAACGTATGCGGGAAATCTGTGCAAAAGAAGAGATCTCCTGCGGCAGCGATGCGCTGACCGCCATCGCGGAAAGCTCCGCAGGCGACATGCGGTCTGCCGTCAACATGCTCTTTGCCTCCGCAACCGGCAAAACCGCAATCGCCGCAGACGACATCAACACCTCGCAGAAGGACGAGCGGGCAAGCATCTTCGATCTCGTGGCAGGCGTCTATGCAGGAGCGCCGGATGCAAAAATCCAGAAACTTTCCCGCGAGTGCGAGGAAAAACCCGACACCGTTATGCAGTGGATCGAAGAGTCCGCAGCAACGGTTGCAAACCCGCACCAGCGGAGAGGCGCATACGCTGCACTGTCCCGCGGAGATATCTATCTTGGCAGGACCATGCGGCGGCAGTACTACACCCTCTGGCGCTACGCCACCTCCCTGATGACCTCCGGCGTTGCCAAAGAGTTTGCGGGAGCGGGATTCCGCCCGAGAATCATGCCGCCGTCACGATGGCGGCGCATGGGTACCGCAAAGAAACAGAAGACCGTCCGGAGAACCCTTGCGGCAAAACTCGGCGAGGGGTACAGTATCCCCGATGCCCAGATACAGAAGATCTATCTGGACCTCCTTTCCCGTTTCGCCGCCGACGCACCCCTTGCATTCTGCGAACGCCATGACCTGGACGCCGATCAGCTGACGATTCTTCTGCACGATAAAACCGAAGCCGCCGCAGTCTTTAAAGAAGCCCAGAAGATCGCAAAGGAAAAAGAGACCAAGATGAAAAAGGTCTCCGCGGCAAAACGTGCGGCGGCACGCAAGGCCGAGGAGGAACGTGCCGCAGAACTCGAAAGGTTCCGCCGGGAGAATCCGCCCGTACCCCTGGTCCCGCAGCCGGAGCCTGCCGCAGAGTCCGGTACAGAGACGCTTGCGTCTTTTGAGGAAGAGAAGAAGAAAGCGCCCACGCAGGCGACACTGGACTTCTTTTAA
- a CDS encoding DHH family phosphoesterase, whose translation MGTIDMVYRLGPGCEVDDIVEGQVYLGKVQGFATFGTFVLLNDRVKGLLHKSNVKTEKKERDQILVQVNQIRPNGNIDLREVQLPEGSYDTQLVTKKITLSRLSDLKNKIGRNVTIEADVVQIKQTSGPTIFTVCDDSGVEDAAAFTEAGVRSYPEVNLGDIVRIFGEATRRNNQMQIEVSDMHVLKGTEADAVRTRINKALEARAEPPEVTPLIESPVLDALWPEMRKLAKIVRRAVLTQQPIILRHHADADGICAAVSVETAVLQLIRDNGGDPDQDNFLFRRSPSKAPFYEIEDVTRDLDMMLKDNVRFGQKLPLILLMDNGSTEEDMPSYKMTEVYQLDVVVADHHHPDETIDKYLLAHVNPYHVGGDFGVTAGMLGTEIARLINPSVEAKILHFPSVAGVADRSEAAELDAYLALVEGKYTRDECKDIALALDYEQYWLRFNDGREIVKDILNLNNAPERHNRLVTLLVTEANAAIEDQMNTMMPHVKDQVLASGANLFLADVEMFAHRFTFPPPGKSSGEVHDILCKRYESQPVVTLGLGPDFAVIRSRGVRMNIPQMVRAMRDEMPGAGISGGGHLVVGSIKFVEGMRSEVIAKMIEKIAEFPADAF comes from the coding sequence GTCAAGACCGAGAAAAAAGAACGTGACCAGATTCTTGTGCAGGTCAACCAGATCCGTCCGAACGGAAACATTGATCTCCGTGAAGTCCAGCTTCCCGAAGGAAGCTACGACACGCAGCTTGTGACGAAAAAGATCACACTTTCCCGCCTTTCGGATCTGAAGAACAAGATCGGCAGAAATGTCACCATCGAAGCAGATGTGGTGCAGATTAAGCAGACCTCAGGACCCACCATCTTCACCGTCTGCGATGATTCCGGTGTCGAGGATGCGGCAGCCTTCACCGAGGCAGGCGTCAGATCGTATCCCGAGGTGAACCTTGGTGATATTGTCCGCATCTTCGGCGAGGCGACCCGCAGAAACAATCAGATGCAGATTGAAGTCTCCGATATGCATGTCCTCAAAGGAACCGAGGCCGATGCAGTCCGGACACGGATCAACAAGGCTCTTGAGGCCCGCGCCGAGCCGCCCGAGGTTACGCCGCTGATTGAAAGTCCGGTGCTTGATGCACTCTGGCCGGAGATGCGCAAACTGGCAAAGATCGTCCGCCGTGCAGTGTTAACCCAGCAGCCGATCATTCTCCGTCATCATGCGGATGCGGATGGTATCTGTGCTGCGGTTTCGGTGGAAACAGCGGTTCTGCAGTTAATCCGTGACAACGGCGGTGACCCGGATCAGGACAACTTCCTCTTCCGCAGATCTCCTTCCAAAGCCCCGTTCTATGAGATTGAGGACGTGACCCGCGATCTTGATATGATGCTGAAGGATAATGTCCGGTTTGGTCAGAAACTTCCGCTGATTCTTTTGATGGACAACGGTTCAACCGAGGAGGATATGCCTTCCTACAAGATGACCGAGGTGTATCAGCTTGATGTTGTCGTTGCCGATCACCACCATCCGGACGAGACGATTGACAAGTATCTGCTTGCCCACGTCAACCCGTACCATGTTGGCGGCGATTTCGGTGTTACCGCAGGCATGCTCGGAACCGAGATTGCCCGCCTGATCAATCCGTCCGTGGAAGCAAAGATTCTCCACTTTCCTTCGGTTGCAGGAGTTGCAGACCGCAGTGAGGCAGCGGAGCTTGACGCGTATCTTGCCCTTGTCGAGGGAAAATACACCCGTGATGAGTGTAAGGACATCGCCCTTGCACTGGACTATGAGCAGTACTGGCTCCGGTTTAATGACGGCCGTGAGATTGTAAAGGATATCTTAAACCTCAACAATGCACCCGAACGCCACAACCGGCTGGTGACGCTTCTTGTGACCGAGGCAAACGCCGCAATTGAGGATCAGATGAACACCATGATGCCTCATGTTAAGGATCAGGTGCTCGCATCCGGAGCAAACCTCTTCCTCGCAGACGTTGAGATGTTTGCCCACCGATTTACGTTCCCTCCGCCGGGCAAGTCATCAGGCGAGGTCCATGATATTCTCTGTAAGCGCTATGAGAGTCAGCCGGTGGTAACGCTCGGTCTTGGTCCGGACTTCGCGGTAATCCGTTCCCGCGGTGTGAGGATGAACATTCCGCAGATGGTGCGTGCCATGCGCGATGAGATGCCGGGTGCAGGAATCTCCGGAGGAGGTCACCTCGTGGTTGGCAGTATCAAATTTGTTGAGGGTATGCGGTCTGAGGTCATCGCCAAGATGATCGAGAAGATCGCCGAGTTCCCGGCTGATGCATTCTGA
- a CDS encoding aldehyde dehydrogenase family protein, which produces MTQDEEPAGTPNICASLREHFASGKTLPLPARKNALASLRNAILRHEDDILRALSADLGRPAFEAYTFEIAPVLREIETLEKNLGKWTRPKKIRTPLLLFSAKTEIRTEPHGLVLIIAPWNYPFHLLMMPIAGALACGNVIIAKPSRRAPETLRITRTILTEAFPTDPWVTLLPEISLSEPYDYIFFTGGIETGRKIAAAAADHLTPVTLELGGRNPCIIDETANLDITARRIAWGKYINAGQTCIAPDHLLVHDSVRDLLVDKISAEITAFYGENPTASPNYGKIITSQEYDRLLGYCTPDRILRQCGIHNPGDRKLAPTLLAATPGDPVTRTETFGPVLPVITWRTPADLNDLIPKTPLALYIFTADTAFAHQLITRHPSGGACINDCLIQIANGSAPFGGVGTSGMGCYHARYSIDTFSRKRTIITRKTTPDPALRYPPYTQTALEKIRKYRRRLF; this is translated from the coding sequence ATGACACAGGACGAGGAGCCCGCCGGAACCCCGAACATCTGCGCATCCCTGCGGGAACACTTCGCAAGCGGCAAAACCCTCCCGCTACCGGCGCGAAAAAACGCACTCGCCTCCCTCCGGAACGCAATCCTCCGCCACGAAGACGACATCCTGCGTGCACTCTCCGCAGACCTCGGCAGACCCGCATTTGAAGCCTACACCTTTGAAATCGCTCCCGTACTCCGGGAAATCGAAACACTGGAAAAAAACCTCGGCAAATGGACCCGCCCCAAAAAAATCAGAACCCCTCTCCTCCTCTTCTCCGCAAAAACCGAAATCAGAACCGAACCCCACGGCCTCGTCCTCATCATCGCCCCCTGGAACTACCCCTTCCACCTCCTCATGATGCCGATCGCCGGAGCCCTCGCCTGCGGAAACGTCATCATCGCAAAACCCTCGCGCCGTGCACCCGAAACCCTGCGGATAACACGCACCATCCTGACCGAAGCATTCCCCACCGACCCCTGGGTAACCCTCCTCCCCGAAATCAGCCTCAGCGAACCATACGACTACATCTTCTTCACCGGCGGCATAGAAACCGGCAGAAAAATCGCAGCCGCCGCAGCAGACCACCTCACACCCGTAACCCTCGAACTGGGCGGCAGAAACCCCTGCATCATCGACGAAACCGCAAACCTTGACATCACCGCCCGCCGCATCGCCTGGGGAAAATACATCAATGCAGGCCAGACCTGCATAGCCCCCGACCACCTGCTCGTACACGACTCCGTCCGTGACCTGCTCGTAGACAAAATATCCGCCGAAATCACCGCATTCTACGGAGAAAACCCCACAGCATCACCCAACTACGGAAAAATCATCACCTCCCAGGAATACGACCGCCTCCTTGGCTACTGCACCCCCGACCGCATCCTCCGACAATGCGGCATCCACAACCCCGGCGACCGAAAACTTGCCCCAACCCTCCTCGCCGCAACACCCGGCGACCCCGTAACCCGTACCGAAACATTCGGACCCGTCCTCCCCGTAATCACCTGGCGGACACCCGCCGACCTCAACGACCTGATCCCCAAAACACCGCTCGCCCTCTACATCTTCACCGCCGACACCGCCTTCGCACACCAGCTCATCACCCGCCACCCCTCAGGCGGTGCCTGCATCAACGACTGCCTCATACAAATTGCAAACGGCAGCGCCCCGTTCGGCGGCGTCGGCACCAGCGGCATGGGATGCTACCACGCCCGCTACAGCATCGACACCTTCTCCCGCAAACGAACCATCATCACCCGGAAAACCACACCGGACCCCGCCCTCCGCTACCCCCCGTATACCCAAACCGCCCTCGAAAAAATCCGGAAATACCGGCGCAGACTCTTCTGA
- a CDS encoding amino acid permease, with the protein MADSTPPSPADAAKPSSKKTLGILSLAMINVAAVLSLRNFPTMAMEGWNMIFWYVLFTVCFLIPTALVAAELASTWPKSGGIYSWVKEAYPKDGSFITIWCSWVNNLVWFPTVISFFAATVAYILLAPLLSDNPVFMALVMLACFWAVTIFNFFGSRASNLLATVGTAFGSLIPVGILVVLMILWVTGGNPSAIGDFSVDRLIPHFDLSTVTFAASLVLMFAGMEMAGYHARETANPRRDYPIAMFLAAAIICIVSIVGTLAVALVVPADQIALNAGIVQTFQVIFTEFHLGWLIVPVSIMLAVGIIAQLSVWLVGPAKGMLPAAMSGDLPPIFRKMNKYGMPVGVLIVQGIVSSAFALAMVLVPSINQGYWILTAITALINAVMYMFMFAAFIKLRKIKGNVTRPYKVQGGKIGMWLVAGIAFAALIFSFVVGLFPSGTSYTLTETILYVIGMLITVLLIILLPPYLLKKFRKDSWKPTKQEFRDWYCEEHVCETDTPIPYDE; encoded by the coding sequence ATGGCTGACTCAACTCCCCCGTCACCCGCTGACGCGGCCAAACCATCCAGCAAAAAAACGCTTGGTATACTCTCCCTTGCCATGATCAACGTTGCCGCAGTCTTAAGCCTGCGCAACTTCCCGACCATGGCAATGGAAGGATGGAACATGATCTTCTGGTATGTTCTCTTCACTGTCTGCTTCCTGATCCCAACCGCACTCGTTGCCGCGGAACTCGCATCAACCTGGCCGAAATCAGGAGGTATCTACTCCTGGGTAAAAGAAGCCTATCCAAAAGACGGCAGCTTCATCACCATCTGGTGTTCCTGGGTAAACAACCTCGTCTGGTTCCCGACGGTCATCTCCTTCTTCGCAGCAACCGTAGCCTACATCCTGCTCGCCCCGCTGCTCTCGGACAACCCCGTCTTCATGGCCCTCGTCATGCTTGCCTGCTTCTGGGCAGTAACCATCTTCAACTTCTTCGGCTCCCGCGCCTCCAACCTCCTGGCAACCGTGGGAACCGCATTCGGATCCTTAATCCCGGTCGGCATTCTCGTCGTCCTCATGATCCTCTGGGTCACCGGCGGCAACCCCAGCGCAATCGGAGACTTCTCCGTTGACCGCCTCATTCCGCACTTCGACCTCAGCACCGTCACCTTCGCGGCAAGTCTTGTACTCATGTTTGCCGGAATGGAAATGGCCGGATACCATGCACGGGAAACCGCAAACCCGAGACGCGACTACCCGATCGCAATGTTTCTTGCAGCAGCTATCATCTGTATCGTCTCCATCGTCGGAACCCTTGCAGTGGCCCTTGTCGTACCCGCAGACCAGATCGCACTGAACGCAGGAATCGTCCAGACATTCCAGGTAATCTTTACCGAATTCCACCTTGGCTGGCTGATCGTACCGGTCTCCATCATGCTCGCAGTCGGAATCATTGCCCAGCTGTCCGTATGGCTGGTCGGTCCGGCAAAAGGTATGCTTCCTGCGGCCATGTCCGGAGACCTCCCCCCAATCTTCCGCAAAATGAACAAATACGGCATGCCGGTCGGCGTTCTGATTGTGCAGGGTATCGTCTCCTCCGCCTTCGCTCTTGCAATGGTACTCGTGCCGTCGATTAACCAGGGATACTGGATACTTACGGCAATCACCGCACTGATCAACGCAGTAATGTATATGTTCATGTTCGCGGCATTCATCAAACTCCGCAAAATCAAAGGAAACGTCACCCGTCCGTACAAAGTACAGGGCGGAAAAATCGGTATGTGGCTGGTTGCGGGCATCGCATTCGCCGCACTGATCTTCTCCTTCGTCGTGGGCCTGTTCCCGAGCGGAACCTCCTACACGCTGACAGAAACCATTCTCTATGTCATCGGCATGCTCATAACAGTCCTGCTGATCATTCTCCTGCCGCCGTATCTCCTGAAAAAATTCCGGAAAGACTCATGGAAACCAACAAAACAGGAGTTCCGCGACTGGTACTGCGAAGAACATGTCTGCGAAACAGACACCCCCATCCCCTACGACGAGTAG